From Candidatus Zixiibacteriota bacterium, one genomic window encodes:
- a CDS encoding CoA-binding protein, translated as MIPEIEAFINSKHIAVVGVSRQKRKFGNVIFETLQKRGFQVYPVNPEGSFSGANQCFRSLEDVPDDVKAAVISTRPSNAMAVVESAIRRQFEILWFQQGGDFAEAAAAAQKAGLKVVTGRCVLLYAPPVTGIHALHRFLARITKRL; from the coding sequence ATGATTCCCGAGATTGAAGCCTTTATCAATTCAAAGCATATCGCCGTGGTGGGCGTTTCCCGCCAAAAGCGAAAATTCGGAAACGTCATCTTTGAGACTCTCCAGAAGCGGGGCTTTCAGGTCTATCCGGTCAATCCGGAGGGCTCTTTCTCCGGGGCGAACCAATGTTTCAGGAGTCTGGAGGATGTTCCCGATGACGTCAAAGCGGCTGTGATATCGACGCGACCGAGTAACGCTATGGCAGTAGTCGAATCGGCAATTCGACGGCAATTTGAAATTCTCTGGTTTCAGCAGGGCGGCGACTTTGCGGAGGCGGCCGCCGCGGCGCAGAAGGCGGGACTGAAAGTAGTTACTGGAAGATGTGTTCTTCTGTATGCTCCACCGGTAACCGGAATCCACGCCCTGCATCGCTTTCTGGCGCGCATCACGAAGAGATTGTGA